The genomic region tgagtgagtgagtgagtgagtgagtgtgtgtgtgtgtgtgtgagagtgagtgagtgagtgagtgagtgtgtgtgagtgagtgtgtgtgtgtgtgagagtgagcgagtgagtgagtgagtgtgtgtgtgtgagtgagtgtgagagtgagcgagtgagtgtgagagtgagcgtgtgtgtgagagtgtgtgtgtgtgcgagtgagtgtgagagtgagcgagtgtgtgtgtgtgtgtgagagtgtgtgtgtgtgagagtgagtgagtgagtgtgtgtgtgtgtgtgagtgtgagtgtgtgtgtgtgtagattgagTGTGGGATTAAATGAAatcttaaatgaaaattattttgaTCATGTTTGTAAAAGCACCAAGTTAAAGTACAGGAATgttttatgcaaattattttctggagatttaaaacagaaagtcTAATTCCTGCGTCGTGTTTTAAAACTATCCTAAATGTTAAATCTCAGAATCAGTCGTAAAGAAACGATCGTCTCTCGCCTTCCTCTCCGTCTCAGCAGCactgatttaataaaataattccacACTCCTGATTAAAACACGAGGTCAGGTTTGTTATTTGTTGTAAAATTCACCAGGACCCTGCTGTACAGAACTGAATCCATCAGCATTAAAGGTGTTCACACGCAGAGTTTTAAACAGAACCTTGAACACGTTCTTCTCTCAGTGTGGTTCTTTTAGGAGAACACAGGTCCGAGATCGCAGAGTGAGGCGGGTCGGTCCGCTTCCCAGTGAACTCCAGCTTGTTCTCGTGCTGCTAAACTGAGCGAGAGCACAGAGCTGTACCACTGCAGAACCGCACTGAGGTCCAGAGACCGGGAGAGGAACACCACAAGATCTTTCACTTGAAATCTCTAATTCTATAATCATTTCCACAAACACTTGAAGATTTAAAGGTTTATTAAACTTTTACATTACTGTATTTTCAAAAGGAGCTTTTTACTGATtcaaaaggagagagagagagagagagagagagagagagagagagagacactgttctGAGATTGTGAAGCTTGTACAGAAAATACAGCAGAACCTCGGGGCTCGAGCCATTGGTGTGTACCACCATTTTCTGGGAGTATGACCCGGGAGCTGCCACTATCAGGTACAGAAGGTCACTCGTGCATGACGGCGTCagttctgaccagtcttcagcCGTGATCGTACGCGTGTAGCAGCTCTGAACATTACTGTTCTTTAATCGTCCGAGGAAGAATGGGAGGTGGTCACCAGAGACTTTCGTGTGAAGTGGAATGACATCCAAGCCTTCTCCGAAACGCATCCCAACAAACCCGAGTGCCCAACACTCTGAACAATAACGAGGGGTCCGATTTTAGGATAATTGTTCAGCGCAATTCAGCCCCCCCCCCGGTTCCTTCACACCAGCAAGTCTCCAGAAGAAAAGGTACGGGAGCAATACCTGTACAGTCCACTTAATgaagtcctctctctctctctctcttttacagctttatatttttagagttgtattatttttgtataattaaGGCTTTTTCATACTGTGCTATAAAAACCGTAAAAGATTCTGGTTACATGCGGTCAGCAGTGTCCAGGAATGGATTCGTTCTATTTACACGGGAAATATAAACCAGCCTATGAACAAATTGGGTCGCGAACAGAACTTAGGAATGAATCAGGTCCGTTCTCCGAGGTTCTACTGTATACCGAAAAAATCAGACcctgtgtgtgggtggagcttcTGAGGAATTAGAGAATCAGAAAGTCTGATTATCCCCATGTCTGATTCAGGAGACTGTTTAGATCAGTTCCTCGGTGTCTCGTGTGAAGCCatgagtttattttttatctttacactgatttaaacacacacacacacacaccccgctgAGGAATATTACTCAAAAACATAAAATTCTACAGTTTTAAGTAAAAACACGTGAGAGCTCACCCCCTTCAGAGACTCGTAGCGATGAGAGCGAGGCTTCTTGATGCCGTTTCTGTGCCACTTGCGggctgaagagagaaaaaacaccaGAAAACAATATTAACCATTTTACTCTGAAACTcaccaccagtgtgtgtgtgtgtgtgtgtgtgtgtgtgagatactcACActggttgtgtgtggtgtgattcTTAGACTTTGCCATTTTTAATCACGATGTCTAAACAAGAATAGAAAATACactcttaaaaatatatacttaaaaacaaaaagttaAACAGCACGTGCAACTCTCAAAAATTACAACCAATACCCCCCCCATCTGTTTATAATTAGCATGTTTGCTACATGTACACGGGACTATAACTGCAACTAGATACAAGTAAAATACTGTTTTTGTTCTATATAAACTGTTTCAGTATCATACAGAATAAATAGTTCGGTCTTATTTCCATCTCCAGCTTTTAAACAGTAAATTTGAGCGCCAATGAACGCAGCCCGCCGTCTCTACAGCTAACCAAAAAAACTTCAAGTTTTCACAAAATGCCGCAATAAAACCGCCTCGATTTATTGACAGTCCTCTCCGGAACGTGTCACAGCATCAACACACCCTATAAAGCTGTGGAAATATTTCATACAGAATAAAGATTACAGTAGATTCttttccaaaaacacaaggcatAAATTTGATACCTGCTACACGTAGCGCGAGACAACCGGAAGAGGAAGTAGAGAAGGATTGTGGGAAATAAAAGCCCTTCTTTAACGCACAGCAGTGTGAAGCGAGATACAAGAGAAGAGCGGCAGGGTGTGGAGaagcacaacaacacaactccatcacaacaacacaacaacacaactccatcacaacaacacaacaacacaactccatcacaacaacacaacaacacaactccatcacaacaacacaacaacacaactccatcacaacaacacaacaacacaacaacacaactccatcacaacaacacaacaacacaacaacacaactccatcacaacaacacaacaacacaactccatcacaacaacacaacaacacaactccatcacaacaacacaacaacacaacaacacaactccatcacaacaacacaacaacacaactccatcacaacaacacaacaacacaactccatcacaacaacacaacaacacaacaacacaactccatcacaacaacacaacaacacaactccatcacaacaacacaacaacacaacaacacaactccatcacaacaacacaacaacacaacaacacaactccatcacaacaacacaacaacacaactccatcataacaactcaacaacacaacaacacaactccatcacaacaacacaacaacacaactccatcataacaacacaacaacacaactccatcacaacaacacaactccatcacaacaacacaacaacacagctccatcacaacacaacacagctccatcacaacatcacaacaacacaactccatcacaacaacacaacaacacaactccatcacaacaacacaacaacacaactccatcacaacaacacaa from Hemibagrus wyckioides isolate EC202008001 linkage group LG21, SWU_Hwy_1.0, whole genome shotgun sequence harbors:
- the rpl29 gene encoding 60S ribosomal protein L29, with translation MAKSKNHTTHNQSRKWHRNGIKKPRSHRYESLKGVDPKFLRNMRFAKKHNKKGLKKIAKQQASK